One window of the Candidatus Jettenia sp. genome contains the following:
- a CDS encoding SPASM domain-containing protein: MSFETFKIGLDKLLPELESILLYNWGEPFLNKELFKCIEYSYKQRVKTQLSTNMMLYTEGIGKNLIQSRLMKLIVSCDGINQETYGKYRRGGDISKVIKGVESLIELKKRLKSKQPFIEMQCIVFKFNENEMNTYEKFWKSIGVDTVNFIRMSFMSKLGKDITQKLDYIPNNEKYQPFHPYGNVKKCFDLYKHITIDWNGDWYTCCFPSGEREYKVGNIVTDNFWEVWNGKKYQYNRRLIKKQKSEGQYCETMCHDCTGIFPREETKKYWE, translated from the coding sequence ATGAGTTTTGAAACTTTTAAAATTGGGCTTGATAAATTACTACCAGAATTAGAATCGATTCTCTTGTATAATTGGGGAGAGCCTTTTCTGAATAAAGAATTGTTTAAATGTATTGAGTATTCTTATAAGCAGAGAGTCAAGACGCAACTCAGTACAAACATGATGTTATATACAGAAGGGATTGGCAAGAATCTTATACAATCAAGATTAATGAAGCTCATAGTCTCTTGCGATGGAATAAATCAGGAAACTTATGGAAAATATAGGCGAGGCGGGGATATCTCAAAGGTTATTAAGGGTGTAGAAAGTCTGATCGAATTAAAAAAAAGGCTAAAATCAAAGCAGCCATTCATTGAAATGCAATGTATTGTTTTTAAGTTTAATGAAAACGAGATGAATACCTATGAAAAATTTTGGAAGTCAATCGGAGTAGATACTGTTAATTTTATAAGAATGTCGTTCATGTCAAAATTGGGGAAAGATATTACTCAAAAATTAGATTATATTCCTAATAATGAAAAATATCAGCCTTTTCATCCTTATGGAAATGTTAAAAAATGTTTCGATCTCTATAAACACATTACCATTGACTGGAATGGTGACTGGTACACTTGTTGTTTTCCTTCAGGTGAAAGAGAATACAAAGTTGGTAACATAGTAACAGATAACTTTTGGGAAGTATGGAATGGGAAAAAGTACCAGTATAATAGAAGGTTAATAAAAAAACAAAAATCCGAAGGGCAGTATTGCGAGACTATGTGTCATGATTGTACCGGTATATTCCCAAGAGAAGAAACAAAAAAATACTGGGAATAG
- a CDS encoding methyltransferase, TIGR04325 family, giving the protein MILAPIALFTYNRLWHTQQTIEALQKNELAEASELFIFSDGPKSQEDTEKVLRVRGYIEKITGFKNVTITKRHHNIGLANSIVTGITEIVNNYGRIIVLEDDMVTSPYFLKFMNEALEFYEDDEKVICIHGYMYAIRARLPETFFLRGADCWGWATWKRGWDLFEQNGSELLNEIKKRKLQKQFDINGSYPYTKMLENRVRGKNDSWAVLWRASAFLKERLTLHPGKSLIHNIGNDNSGTHCKVSNIFDTEIADRPISVQRLPFIESSFVREEIERYLKSKKASFITLIINRIKNFKWVRIAKYMKEVIKDLIPPLLLRIYQRTTINYGFFGNYSSWDEAKKVSTGYDSDLILDKIRDSMLKIKTGEAVFERDSVVFNTIQYSWPLLAGLLWIASKNDNKLSIIDFGGSLGSTYFQCKNFLSNLDDLKWSIVEQSKFVTCGKEMFEGEQLRFFYDLESCQAQVRANVILLSAVLQYVENPYSFLEKIINMDFKYILFDRTPFLEKGKDRITIQKVPPCIYTASYPAWFFSKEKFLDLFSERYKLIAEFDAHDKANIPSVFKGFIFERAE; this is encoded by the coding sequence ATGATTTTAGCTCCGATTGCTTTATTTACTTACAATAGATTATGGCATACACAACAAACTATTGAAGCATTGCAGAAAAATGAATTAGCAGAGGCTAGTGAACTTTTTATATTTTCTGATGGCCCAAAGTCCCAGGAAGATACAGAAAAAGTATTAAGAGTTAGAGGGTATATCGAAAAGATTACAGGATTTAAAAATGTAACCATCACGAAGAGGCATCACAATATTGGACTTGCCAATTCAATAGTCACGGGAATTACAGAAATAGTTAACAACTATGGTCGTATTATTGTTTTGGAAGATGATATGGTTACTTCTCCATACTTTTTAAAATTCATGAATGAGGCATTAGAATTTTATGAAGATGATGAAAAAGTCATATGCATTCATGGCTATATGTATGCTATTAGAGCCAGATTGCCTGAAACATTTTTCCTGAGAGGAGCAGACTGTTGGGGATGGGCCACATGGAAGAGGGGATGGGATTTATTTGAACAGAACGGTTCAGAACTTTTAAATGAAATTAAAAAAAGAAAGCTTCAGAAACAATTCGATATAAACGGATCCTATCCCTATACGAAAATGCTGGAGAATAGAGTTAGAGGTAAAAATGATTCCTGGGCTGTACTTTGGCGTGCTTCTGCCTTTTTAAAAGAAAGGCTTACACTCCATCCGGGAAAGTCACTTATTCATAATATTGGAAATGATAATAGTGGGACGCATTGTAAAGTATCAAATATATTTGATACAGAAATTGCCGATAGACCTATCTCAGTGCAGAGACTCCCTTTTATAGAGAGTAGTTTCGTACGGGAAGAAATTGAAAGATATCTTAAATCAAAAAAAGCATCTTTTATTACTCTCATTATTAATAGGATAAAAAATTTTAAATGGGTACGGATAGCTAAGTATATGAAAGAGGTTATAAAAGATCTTATACCACCATTATTATTAAGGATTTATCAAAGAACAACAATAAACTATGGGTTTTTTGGTAATTATTCAAGTTGGGATGAAGCTAAAAAGGTATCTACAGGGTATGATTCTGACCTTATATTGGATAAAATTAGAGACTCAATGTTAAAAATTAAGACCGGTGAAGCAGTTTTTGAAAGAGACTCTGTGGTATTTAATACAATTCAATACTCATGGCCACTACTTGCTGGATTACTATGGATTGCTTCAAAAAATGATAATAAACTGAGTATTATTGATTTTGGTGGTTCACTTGGAAGTACGTATTTCCAGTGTAAAAACTTTCTCTCAAATCTCGATGATTTAAAATGGAGTATTGTAGAGCAAAGTAAATTTGTAACTTGTGGTAAAGAGATGTTTGAGGGTGAGCAGCTTCGTTTTTTTTATGATTTAGAATCCTGCCAGGCCCAAGTTAGGGCGAATGTGATCCTGCTTTCAGCTGTTCTTCAATATGTGGAGAATCCTTACTCATTTCTTGAAAAAATCATAAACATGGATTTTAAATATATCCTTTTTGATAGAACACCTTTTTTAGAAAAAGGCAAAGATCGCATTACGATACAGAAAGTTCCTCCTTGTATCTATACAGCAAGCTATCCAGCCTGGTTCTTTAGTAAAGAAAAATTCCTGGATTTATTCTCAGAAAGGTATAAGTTAATTGCAGAATTTGATGCACATGATAAAGCAAATATACCTTCAGTATTCAAAGGGTTTATCTTTGAGAGAGCGGAATAA
- a CDS encoding FkbM family methyltransferase, translated as MEPNPAVVKLFKKYRTGDINLEMGVSDQKGELTYCMFNEPALNSFDKELSENRVVNTTYQIIGRKKVKVDRLDSILTEYLPNNLPIDFLSIDAEGYDLNVLKSNNWELYRPKCLLVESLKSSLSSIFDCLLHQYIIDHNYEFFAKTFNSLFYIDKLRKN; from the coding sequence ATAGAACCTAATCCTGCTGTTGTTAAATTATTTAAAAAATATCGTACTGGTGATATAAACCTTGAAATGGGTGTATCAGATCAAAAAGGGGAGCTAACGTATTGTATGTTTAATGAACCAGCACTGAATTCATTTGATAAAGAATTATCGGAAAACAGGGTAGTCAATACGACTTATCAAATTATTGGCAGGAAAAAAGTAAAAGTTGATCGACTCGATTCGATACTTACCGAGTACTTGCCAAATAACCTACCAATTGATTTCCTGTCTATTGATGCAGAAGGGTATGATTTGAACGTTCTCAAGTCTAACAACTGGGAGTTATACAGGCCAAAATGTTTACTGGTAGAGTCATTGAAATCAAGCCTTTCTAGCATTTTTGATTGCCTTCTCCATCAATATATAATCGATCATAATTATGAGTTCTTTGCTAAAACATTTAATTCATTATTTTATATAGATAAGCTTAGAAAAAATTAA
- a CDS encoding flippase, which yields MNQTLMKFLPSFVRVRLESRVNLQNILANTGWLFIDKILRMGVGLFVGVWIARYLGPEQFGLFNYAVAFVMLFSAIATLGLDGIVVRDIVREPSKKNEILGTTFVLRLIGGSVAFLLSVAVISFIRSQDALIKWLIGIIAAGMIFQAFDTIDFWFQSQIKSKYTVYAKNTAFLLIAFVKVALISVKASLLAFAWAGLAEVIIGSVALVVIYRINKQYIKAWRSSISLARRLLKDSWPLILSSIMIMIYMRIDQIMLGNMISNKEVGLYSAAVRLAEVWYFIPMSIVSSLFPNIVEAKQIGDSFFYEKLQKLYNVMVFLAYIVAIPTTFLSNLAIKLLYGEAYSKAGALLSVLVWASLFVNLGVARSSFLTTMNWTKAHFLTVFLGCLINVILNYFLIPVYEGMGAAISTCIAYWFAAHGACFFYKPLHKTGFMLTKAIIYPRIWKSD from the coding sequence ATGAATCAAACCTTAATGAAATTCCTGCCATCCTTCGTTCGTGTTAGATTAGAAAGCCGTGTTAATTTACAGAATATACTAGCAAATACTGGCTGGTTATTTATTGATAAGATACTACGTATGGGTGTTGGGTTGTTTGTTGGAGTATGGATTGCCCGGTATCTTGGGCCAGAGCAATTTGGATTATTTAACTATGCCGTGGCATTTGTTATGTTATTTTCAGCAATTGCTACCTTAGGATTAGACGGGATTGTAGTACGGGACATCGTGCGTGAACCATCAAAAAAGAATGAAATACTCGGTACTACTTTCGTTTTAAGACTTATTGGTGGGAGCGTTGCTTTCCTCTTGTCAGTAGCAGTCATTTCTTTCATTCGATCACAGGATGCTTTAATAAAATGGCTGATTGGTATCATAGCTGCTGGTATGATTTTTCAGGCGTTTGATACTATAGACTTTTGGTTTCAGTCGCAAATTAAATCAAAATACACAGTATATGCTAAAAATACTGCTTTTTTGCTCATTGCTTTTGTTAAGGTGGCTTTAATATCTGTAAAAGCTTCTCTTCTCGCCTTTGCCTGGGCAGGGTTGGCTGAAGTAATAATTGGCTCGGTAGCGCTCGTGGTAATTTATCGGATAAATAAACAATACATAAAGGCCTGGCGAAGCAGTATTTCTCTTGCACGGAGACTTCTTAAAGATAGTTGGCCATTGATACTGTCAAGCATTATGATTATGATTTATATGCGGATTGATCAAATAATGTTAGGAAATATGATCAGTAATAAAGAGGTTGGCCTTTATTCTGCTGCAGTACGGCTTGCTGAAGTTTGGTATTTTATACCGATGTCGATTGTCTCCTCGCTTTTTCCTAATATTGTAGAAGCAAAGCAGATTGGTGATTCATTTTTCTATGAAAAACTTCAAAAACTTTATAATGTAATGGTTTTTCTTGCCTATATTGTTGCAATCCCTACAACCTTCTTATCAAACTTGGCTATTAAACTTTTATATGGCGAAGCTTACAGTAAGGCTGGTGCTTTATTGTCAGTTCTTGTTTGGGCCAGTTTATTCGTTAATTTAGGAGTTGCGCGTAGCTCCTTTCTCACCACAATGAATTGGACCAAAGCTCATTTTTTGACTGTTTTTTTGGGATGTTTAATCAACGTTATTTTGAACTATTTTTTGATACCTGTTTATGAAGGAATGGGGGCGGCTATTTCTACCTGTATTGCCTATTGGTTTGCAGCACATGGGGCATGTTTTTTTTATAAGCCACTTCATAAAACTGGATTTATGCTGACAAAAGCAATAATTTATCCAAGGATATGGAAAAGTGATTAA
- a CDS encoding GDP-L-fucose synthase: protein MSFWTNKKVLVTGGAGFLGSFVVEKLKARGVTDIGIPRSKEYDLVESDACKRLYKDTKPDIVIHLAAKVGGIGANRSNPGKFFYDNLMMGVQMMEEGRRSGIEKFVTIGTICAYPKFTPVPFKEEDLWNGYPEETNAPYGLAKKILLVQSQAYRQQYDFNAIYLLPVNLYGPRDNFDLDSSHVIPALIRKCAEAGYSEAKVKAKDKVESSEPALPQPQPQPQPSIIVWGTGKPTREFLYVEDAAEGILLAAERYNKPEPVNLGAGFEISIKDLMDLIARLMNFKGRIIWDTSKPDGQPRRKLDTSRAYEEFGFKAKIPLEEGLKRTITWYRENR from the coding sequence ATGAGTTTCTGGACAAACAAAAAAGTTTTAGTTACCGGCGGTGCTGGGTTTCTTGGTTCCTTCGTCGTAGAAAAATTAAAAGCACGAGGTGTTACCGATATAGGTATACCAAGAAGCAAAGAGTATGACCTTGTTGAAAGTGATGCATGCAAAAGGCTGTATAAAGATACCAAACCGGATATTGTTATTCACCTCGCAGCAAAGGTTGGCGGTATAGGCGCTAATCGCTCAAACCCGGGTAAGTTTTTCTATGATAACCTGATGATGGGGGTTCAGATGATGGAAGAGGGAAGACGTTCAGGTATAGAAAAATTTGTAACCATTGGCACTATCTGTGCCTATCCAAAATTTACCCCTGTACCTTTTAAAGAGGAGGATTTATGGAATGGCTATCCGGAAGAAACCAACGCACCTTACGGTCTGGCAAAGAAGATACTTTTAGTACAATCACAGGCATACCGGCAGCAATACGATTTTAATGCTATCTACCTTTTACCCGTTAATCTTTATGGACCGAGGGATAATTTTGACTTAGACTCTTCCCATGTCATTCCTGCGCTTATAAGAAAATGTGCAGAGGCAGGGTATTCTGAGGCTAAGGTTAAGGCTAAGGACAAGGTTGAATCCTCTGAGCCTGCACTTCCTCAACCTCAACCTCAACCTCAACCTTCTATCATTGTTTGGGGAACAGGAAAACCTACAAGAGAATTCTTATATGTGGAAGATGCAGCAGAGGGAATTCTTCTTGCTGCTGAACGGTACAATAAGCCGGAACCTGTTAACCTTGGCGCAGGATTCGAGATTTCCATAAAAGATCTCATGGATCTGATTGCGCGTTTAATGAACTTTAAGGGAAGAATTATCTGGGACACATCGAAGCCTGACGGTCAGCCCAGAAGAAAACTGGATACTTCCAGGGCTTATGAAGAATTCGGATTTAAGGCAAAGATACCTCTTGAGGAAGGATTGAAGCGAACAATTACATGGTATAGAGAAAATAGGTAA
- a CDS encoding four helix bundle protein — MGYNSFEEMPVWQKAMDLAVRIFKLTEKLPRKEDYGLTSQIRRSTLSISGNLAEGFGRKHMKDKLNFYYNSRASLTETRNYLIYGYRVEYFPKTEFEGSSNLVEEIWKELNSLINSLEKKTQPQP, encoded by the coding sequence ATGGGATATAATTCATTCGAAGAAATGCCTGTTTGGCAAAAGGCCATGGACTTAGCTGTAAGGATATTTAAGTTAACAGAAAAACTTCCAAGAAAAGAAGACTATGGTTTAACTTCGCAGATTAGACGATCAACGTTATCAATTTCAGGAAATCTGGCTGAGGGATTTGGCCGAAAGCATATGAAAGATAAGTTAAACTTTTATTATAACTCCCGTGCCTCTTTAACCGAGACCAGGAATTACTTAATTTATGGATATCGTGTGGAATATTTTCCTAAGACAGAATTTGAGGGTTCATCCAACCTTGTTGAGGAAATATGGAAAGAGTTAAACTCTCTGATTAACTCTTTAGAAAAGAAAACTCAACCTCAACCTTAA
- the gmd gene encoding GDP-mannose 4,6-dehydratase, protein MKRALITGITGQDGSYLAEFLLSNGYEVHGLIRRSSTFNTDRIDHLYLDPHDPQARLFLHYGDLSDSGQVTNLVYNIQPDEIYHLAAQSHVRVSFDMPEFTGNITGLGATRILEAVRRSGIKTKFYQASSSEMFGDAPAPQNEITPFRPRSPYAAAKVYAYWMTVNYRDGYHMFACNGILFNHESPRRGETFVTRKITRAIAYIIAGKQKKLYLGNLEAKRDWGFTPEYVVCQWLMLQQDKPDDYVIGTGESHSVKEFVELAFRYAGIEIEWKGVGVYQKGIVKSLSYRLQTLTPHVKVGDTLIEIDPKYFRPTEVDFLRADIIKAKKNLGWVPKVTFEELIKIMVDSDMELIGIDTPGEGKKILKEKGIHWTENKFILG, encoded by the coding sequence ATGAAGAGGGCATTGATAACAGGGATTACGGGCCAGGATGGTTCTTATCTGGCAGAGTTTCTCCTGTCGAATGGCTATGAGGTCCACGGTCTTATTCGTCGTTCCAGTACCTTTAATACTGACAGGATTGATCACCTCTATCTCGACCCTCACGATCCCCAGGCACGTCTTTTCCTCCACTATGGAGACCTCTCTGATTCAGGTCAGGTAACGAATCTTGTCTACAATATTCAGCCTGATGAGATTTATCATTTAGCGGCTCAGAGCCATGTACGTGTGAGTTTCGATATGCCTGAATTTACGGGAAATATTACCGGTTTAGGCGCTACCAGGATACTGGAAGCTGTCCGGAGAAGTGGTATTAAAACCAAATTTTATCAGGCAAGCAGTAGCGAAATGTTTGGGGATGCCCCGGCTCCTCAGAACGAGATAACGCCTTTCAGGCCAAGAAGTCCGTATGCTGCGGCTAAGGTCTATGCTTACTGGATGACGGTCAATTATCGGGATGGATACCATATGTTTGCCTGTAATGGGATACTATTTAATCATGAGTCGCCAAGAAGAGGCGAGACCTTTGTAACGAGGAAGATAACAAGGGCAATTGCGTATATAATTGCGGGAAAACAGAAAAAGTTGTATTTGGGAAATCTCGAAGCAAAGAGGGATTGGGGTTTTACTCCCGAATATGTGGTATGTCAGTGGTTAATGCTTCAGCAGGATAAACCAGATGATTATGTAATAGGCACCGGTGAAAGCCATTCAGTAAAGGAATTTGTGGAGCTTGCCTTCAGATATGCTGGAATCGAAATAGAATGGAAAGGCGTGGGGGTTTATCAAAAAGGTATAGTAAAATCTTTAAGCTATCGTCTTCAAACTTTAACTCCTCATGTAAAAGTTGGAGATACGCTTATTGAAATAGACCCTAAGTATTTCAGGCCGACAGAGGTTGATTTTTTACGGGCTGATATTATCAAAGCGAAGAAGAATTTAGGCTGGGTGCCAAAAGTTACTTTTGAAGAGCTTATTAAAATCATGGTTGATTCTGATATGGAACTTATAGGCATAGACACTCCTGGCGAAGGAAAGAAGATATTAAAAGAAAAAGGGATACATTGGACGGAGAATAAGTTTATATTAGGCTAA
- a CDS encoding twin-arginine translocase TatA/TatE family subunit: protein MFSMPGGWEWLIILIVALLIFGKRLPEVMKSLGRGIVEFKKGVKGVEEDVEESSNKSAQKITLEKEVTKQENKQEV, encoded by the coding sequence ATGTTTAGTATGCCAGGTGGTTGGGAATGGCTTATCATCCTGATTGTAGCACTGCTAATTTTTGGTAAGAGACTTCCTGAGGTGATGAAATCGCTGGGACGTGGTATTGTTGAGTTTAAGAAAGGTGTAAAGGGAGTTGAAGAAGATGTAGAAGAGTCTAGCAATAAAAGTGCGCAAAAGATAACTCTTGAGAAAGAAGTTACCAAACAGGAAAATAAGCAAGAAGTCTAA
- a CDS encoding RluA family pseudouridine synthase: MLEEITQIKEVTFEIKKTFEDRRIDRYLAARLPDYSRTFIQKLVKEGAVVVNGRSVKSSYDIQKGDTISVRLPVLEESKIVPENIPLNIVYEDDYLMLINKPYDMVVHPAGGHPSGTLVNALAFHCQNLSQVNGPLKAGIVHRLDRDTSGIMLSIKSDAVHSHIAMQFEKRYVKKEYLAVVEGEFDLDSDEINLPIGRHKNEPQKMAIRRDIGKEAVSVYEVLERFRGYTLVKIMPKTGRTHQIRVHMRSIGHPVVADFMYSSSESCYLSDLLQKEREPGEVPIIERQALHAHKIEFFHPIQNKRMEFQVDVPNDISLLIKTLREVRPHRN; encoded by the coding sequence ATGTTGGAAGAAATTACCCAAATAAAAGAAGTAACCTTCGAGATAAAAAAGACGTTTGAGGACAGAAGGATTGACAGATACCTTGCCGCGCGCCTCCCTGACTATTCAAGGACCTTTATTCAAAAATTAGTAAAAGAAGGTGCTGTAGTAGTCAACGGGCGTTCAGTCAAGAGCAGTTACGATATCCAAAAGGGAGATACTATCTCTGTTCGTTTACCCGTTCTTGAGGAAAGCAAGATCGTTCCTGAAAATATTCCTTTAAACATTGTTTATGAAGACGATTACTTAATGCTCATTAATAAACCATATGATATGGTTGTACATCCTGCAGGTGGGCATCCTTCTGGAACGCTGGTAAATGCGCTTGCCTTTCATTGTCAAAACCTTTCACAGGTTAATGGACCGTTAAAAGCGGGTATTGTGCACCGGTTGGATAGAGATACGAGCGGGATTATGTTATCGATTAAAAGCGATGCTGTCCATTCGCACATTGCTATGCAATTTGAAAAAAGGTATGTCAAAAAGGAATATCTTGCCGTAGTGGAGGGTGAATTTGACCTGGATTCGGATGAGATTAATTTACCTATTGGCAGACATAAAAATGAGCCGCAAAAGATGGCAATAAGGCGAGATATTGGTAAGGAAGCTGTATCGGTATATGAGGTATTAGAGCGCTTCCGTGGTTATACCCTGGTAAAGATTATGCCCAAAACAGGCCGTACCCATCAAATTCGTGTACACATGCGTTCAATAGGGCACCCTGTTGTTGCTGACTTTATGTACAGTAGCAGCGAATCCTGCTATCTTTCAGACCTGTTGCAGAAGGAGAGAGAACCGGGAGAGGTCCCCATCATCGAAAGGCAAGCACTTCATGCGCACAAGATCGAGTTTTTCCATCCTATACAAAATAAGAGAATGGAATTTCAGGTAGATGTTCCGAACGATATATCCCTTCTTATTAAAACATTAAGGGAAGTAAGACCTCATAGAAATTAA
- a CDS encoding tetratricopeptide repeat protein — protein MNESTSNIVSILNKYKVFIGIGIGVAIALGAGSIFFMNQKNQKAEAAWENLSKINNDLSTALEQKGKDRKERNAALSTAADAYKYMKDTMSSSSATPWAIFQLGNIYYRMENYDEAIRAYNDFLDRYSGHLLAPIVKQSLGYAYEEKGLFPEAIQQFESVPVHDSFLTAQVGWDAGRCYEKSGQTNDAIRSYTRAVELSPKSNWATMSQYRLSVIR, from the coding sequence ATGAACGAATCTACCTCAAATATAGTAAGTATACTCAATAAATATAAAGTCTTTATTGGTATAGGTATTGGCGTTGCTATTGCTCTCGGCGCAGGGAGTATTTTTTTTATGAATCAAAAGAACCAAAAAGCTGAGGCTGCATGGGAAAATTTATCAAAAATAAATAATGACTTGTCAACGGCGTTGGAGCAAAAAGGAAAGGATCGCAAAGAGAGAAATGCAGCGTTATCTACAGCAGCCGATGCTTACAAATATATGAAGGATACCATGTCCTCTTCGAGCGCCACTCCATGGGCAATATTCCAATTAGGAAATATTTATTACCGCATGGAAAATTACGATGAGGCCATCAGGGCGTATAATGATTTTTTGGATAGGTATAGCGGTCATCTCCTTGCCCCTATTGTGAAACAATCTCTGGGATATGCTTATGAAGAAAAGGGGCTTTTTCCTGAAGCAATTCAACAGTTTGAGAGTGTTCCGGTTCATGATAGTTTTCTTACTGCACAAGTAGGGTGGGATGCAGGTCGTTGCTACGAAAAGTCAGGCCAGACAAACGATGCAATTCGCTCTTACACCAGGGCAGTAGAACTCTCCCCCAAAAGTAACTGGGCTACCATGTCACAATACCGTTTGTCGGTAATTCGATAA
- a CDS encoding histidinol phosphate phosphatase domain-containing protein, with amino-acid sequence MIDLHTHTLFSDGVLLPAELARRCEAKGFRGLVITDHVDYSNIEIVIPNVLRACREIASVSKMKVFAGAELTHLRPEHIKSMVKRARELGACIVLVHGETITEPVLAGTNRAAIEAGADILAHPGLITEDDARLAKSNGIRLEVTGRKGHAYANGHVVKVAKKIGTKLVFGSDSHTPDDLLDRNHAERIARGAGLEDNDIQELFREAESLIK; translated from the coding sequence ATGATCGATTTACATACTCATACCTTATTCTCCGACGGCGTGCTCTTACCGGCCGAATTAGCCCGGCGTTGTGAGGCAAAAGGATTTCGTGGGTTAGTGATAACCGACCATGTTGACTATTCTAATATTGAGATCGTGATACCGAACGTTTTGAGGGCTTGCAGGGAAATAGCATCTGTCTCAAAAATGAAGGTATTTGCCGGTGCTGAACTAACTCATCTCCGTCCGGAACATATAAAATCTATGGTAAAACGGGCAAGGGAGTTAGGCGCTTGTATCGTGTTAGTACATGGAGAAACTATTACAGAGCCTGTGCTGGCGGGGACAAATCGGGCAGCGATAGAAGCTGGTGCTGATATTCTGGCGCATCCCGGCCTTATAACGGAGGATGATGCACGACTTGCAAAAAGTAATGGTATCAGGCTGGAGGTCACCGGGCGGAAAGGGCATGCTTATGCGAATGGACATGTCGTTAAAGTGGCAAAAAAGATCGGGACAAAACTCGTTTTTGGTTCCGACTCTCATACGCCTGATGATTTATTAGACCGTAACCACGCTGAACGGATTGCCCGTGGGGCTGGTTTGGAAGATAATGATATTCAGGAGCTTTTCCGGGAAGCAGAATCTCTCATAAAATAA